In one window of Nocardioides panacisoli DNA:
- a CDS encoding TetR/AcrR family transcriptional regulator → MTSEPTRREQILATAADLFAARGFHGVSVADLGAACGISGPAIYKHFPSKQSMLAEMLVSISERLLHVGRERVAAAESSGEALDRLVDWHVEFALEHRPLIVVQDRDWESLPDSARDQVRRLQRSYVDLWADQIRDLRTDLDEPAAHAAAHAVFGLINSTPRAGHQISGEPLRALLTSMARAALAGR, encoded by the coding sequence GTGACCAGCGAGCCCACCCGTCGCGAGCAGATCCTCGCGACCGCGGCCGACCTCTTCGCCGCCCGCGGGTTCCACGGCGTCTCGGTCGCCGACCTCGGCGCGGCCTGCGGCATCTCCGGGCCGGCGATCTACAAGCACTTCCCCTCCAAGCAGTCGATGCTGGCCGAGATGCTGGTCTCGATCAGCGAGCGACTGCTGCACGTGGGCCGCGAACGGGTCGCGGCCGCCGAGAGCAGTGGTGAGGCGCTGGACCGGCTCGTGGACTGGCACGTGGAGTTCGCCCTCGAGCACCGGCCGCTGATCGTGGTGCAGGACCGCGACTGGGAGTCGCTGCCGGACTCCGCCCGCGACCAGGTCCGTCGCCTCCAACGCTCCTACGTCGACCTGTGGGCCGACCAGATCCGCGACCTCCGCACCGACCTGGACGAACCGGCCGCGCACGCGGCGGCCCACGCCGTCTTCGGACTCATCAACTCCACCCCGCGCGCCGGGCACCAGATCTCGGGGGAGCCACTGCGTGCGCTGCTGACCAGCATGGCGCGGGCAGCGCTCGCCGGTCGCTGA
- a CDS encoding CAP domain-containing protein, which yields MRTLSGLLLVLALLVAGQHAPGDAVRDAAPRTTPATTTADLALTAGSSYRLRQERKVIAKTNAKRKQHGCRPLKEKWQLRRAARRHSKEMAQHNTLSHRLPGEPSLGKRVRQAGYTNWTMVGENVAVGYRWPGQVVNAWMNSSGHRANILNCKYRHIGVGRVVRNGRVWWTQDFGRR from the coding sequence CCGGCCAGCACGCGCCCGGCGACGCAGTGCGCGACGCGGCGCCCCGCACGACTCCCGCGACCACCACGGCCGACCTGGCGCTCACGGCGGGGTCGAGCTACCGCCTGCGCCAGGAGCGCAAGGTGATCGCGAAGACCAACGCCAAGCGCAAGCAGCACGGCTGCCGACCACTGAAGGAGAAGTGGCAGCTGCGCCGCGCGGCCCGCCGGCACAGCAAGGAGATGGCCCAGCACAACACGCTCTCGCACCGGCTGCCCGGCGAGCCGTCGCTCGGCAAGCGAGTCCGCCAGGCCGGGTACACGAACTGGACGATGGTCGGCGAGAACGTCGCCGTCGGCTACCGCTGGCCCGGCCAGGTCGTCAACGCCTGGATGAACAGCTCGGGCCACCGCGCCAACATCCTCAACTGCAAGTACCGCCACATCGGCGTCGGCCGGGTGGTGCGCAACGGCCGCGTCTGGTGGACCCAGGACTTCGGGCGCCGCTGA